One Mycoavidus sp. B2-EB genomic region harbors:
- the fabD gene encoding ACP S-malonyltransferase codes for MKFAFVFPGQGSQSVGMLGTLATWPVVRETLQEASDTLQQDMGKLLAEGPAETLNLTLHTQPAMLTAAYAMYRAWTSIGGAAPAMVAGHSLGEYTALVVAGALSFKDALALVRFRAQAMQEAVPVGVGAMAAILGLEATVVRAVCAEASAAGVVEAVNFNAPAQIVIAGHKAAVEAACELAKAQGAKRALLLPVSAPFHSSLLQPASDRLREYLSEVEVRAPQIPVVNNIDVATASEPSEIRHALARQAAGPVRWVESIQALAQAGMTHIVECGPGKVLAGLTKRIDSTLVSMALCDSAALDEALPLLR; via the coding sequence ATGAAATTTGCATTTGTATTTCCCGGGCAAGGCTCGCAGTCAGTGGGTATGCTGGGGACTCTAGCCACTTGGCCGGTAGTGCGTGAGACGCTGCAAGAAGCGTCAGATACTTTGCAGCAGGATATGGGCAAGTTGCTTGCCGAGGGCCCTGCCGAGACCTTGAATCTCACGCTGCATACGCAGCCCGCGATGTTGACGGCGGCGTACGCTATGTATCGTGCCTGGACGAGTATAGGCGGGGCAGCGCCAGCTATGGTCGCGGGCCATAGTTTGGGCGAATATACTGCCTTGGTGGTTGCAGGCGCCTTGTCTTTTAAAGATGCTCTAGCGCTGGTGCGTTTTCGCGCGCAAGCCATGCAAGAAGCGGTTCCCGTCGGGGTTGGCGCGATGGCGGCGATTCTTGGCCTAGAGGCTACTGTGGTACGCGCAGTGTGTGCTGAAGCGAGTGCGGCAGGAGTGGTCGAGGCCGTGAATTTTAATGCGCCAGCGCAAATCGTCATTGCTGGACATAAGGCTGCGGTTGAAGCGGCTTGCGAATTAGCTAAAGCTCAAGGCGCCAAACGCGCACTCCTGTTGCCGGTCTCGGCACCGTTTCATTCCTCTTTGCTACAGCCCGCTTCGGATCGCCTGCGTGAATATTTGTCAGAGGTTGAAGTGCGCGCGCCGCAGATCCCAGTAGTCAATAATATTGATGTGGCGACAGCGTCTGAGCCCAGCGAGATTAGACATGCACTCGCGCGTCAGGCGGCGGGGCCAGTGCGTTGGGTTGAGTCCATTCAGGCGCTGGCGCAGGCCGGTATGACACATATCGTAGAATGCGGTCCTGGCAAAGTTTTAGCGGGTTTAACCAAACGCATTGATAGTACCCTTGTAAGTATGGCTTTATGCGATTCCGCAGCGCTTGATGAGGCTCTGCCACTTTTGCGTTAG
- the fabG gene encoding 3-oxoacyl-ACP reductase FabG, with protein MEKILDRQIALVTGASRGIGRALALELARAGATVIGSATSEAGAALITAALTELGLAGRGVVLNVNDAALEQRIEDLTQEFGALNILVNNAGITRDQLILRMKEDDWDEVLDTNLKAVFRLSRAVLRPMIKARSGRIINITSVVGSIGSAGQVNYAAAKAGVSGMTRALAREVGSRGITVNCVAPGFIETDMTKVLSAEQQTAIKSQIPLGRFGSPQDIAHAVAFLASAQAAYITGTTLHVNGGMFMA; from the coding sequence ATGGAAAAGATACTGGATCGACAAATCGCGCTAGTGACAGGCGCCTCTCGTGGCATTGGCCGCGCGCTGGCACTTGAATTAGCACGGGCCGGCGCGACCGTGATAGGGAGCGCCACCAGCGAGGCAGGGGCTGCTTTGATCACTGCCGCATTGACTGAATTGGGGTTGGCTGGCCGTGGCGTCGTCTTAAATGTGAATGACGCGGCGCTAGAGCAGCGGATCGAAGACTTGACGCAAGAATTTGGCGCACTCAATATCCTCGTCAATAACGCAGGCATCACGCGCGATCAACTCATCTTGCGGATGAAAGAAGACGATTGGGACGAGGTGCTCGATACGAATTTAAAAGCGGTTTTCCGCTTGTCGCGCGCAGTGCTGCGGCCCATGATTAAAGCTCGGAGCGGGCGGATTATTAATATCACGTCAGTCGTTGGCTCGATTGGCAGTGCCGGGCAAGTGAACTACGCTGCAGCCAAAGCCGGCGTGTCTGGCATGACGCGGGCACTGGCGCGCGAGGTTGGCAGCCGTGGTATCACCGTCAATTGTGTGGCGCCTGGATTTATCGAAACGGATATGACCAAAGTTCTATCTGCCGAACAACAAACGGCAATCAAATCGCAGATCCCGCTGGGGCGTTTTGGCAGCCCACAGGATATTGCTCATGCGGTTGCTTTTCTAGCGTCTGCGCAGGCAGCTTATATTACTGGAACCACTTTGCATGTAAATGGCGGGATGTTTATGGCTTGA
- the acpP gene encoding acyl carrier protein: MDNIEQRVKKIVAEQLGVAEGEIKNESAFVDDLGADSLDTVELVMALEDEFGMEIPDKDAESITTVQQAVDYARANVKD, from the coding sequence ATGGACAATATTGAACAGCGTGTCAAGAAAATCGTTGCCGAGCAACTTGGCGTTGCCGAAGGCGAAATCAAAAATGAATCAGCTTTTGTGGATGACCTCGGGGCTGATTCGTTAGATACAGTCGAGCTCGTGATGGCGCTTGAAGATGAATTCGGCATGGAAATTCCAGACAAAGATGCTGAATCGATTACTACAGTGCAGCAGGCAGTTGATTACGCACGTGCCAACGTTAAGGATTAA
- the fabF gene encoding beta-ketoacyl-ACP synthase II: MSRRVVITGLGHISPVGNTVAEGWANLVAGQSGIAAVTKFDASNLSTRFAGEVKGFNVDEYIPSKEARHMDTFIHYGLAAGIQAMQDSGLEVNAANAERIGVIVGSGIGGLPSIEHTQTELLNRGPRRISPFFVPASIINMISGHLSIRFGLKGPNLAISTACTTGTHSIGEAMRMIEYGDVDAMIAGGSEATISPLGLGGFAAARALSQRNDDPATASRPWDQDRDGFVLGEGAGVLVLEEYEHAKARGAKIYCELIGYGRSADAYHMTAPCADGDGANRCMLNALKNAEINAAQVDYINAHGTSTPLGDLSETIAIKRAMGEHAKKVVVSSTKSMTGHLLGAAGGIEAVFAVLALQHQIAPPTINIHNQDPACDLDICANVAREMKIDIALSNSFGFGGTNGTLVFRRQQ; the protein is encoded by the coding sequence GTGAGTCGCCGTGTTGTTATAACAGGTTTAGGGCACATTTCGCCAGTCGGTAATACGGTTGCCGAAGGCTGGGCTAACTTAGTGGCAGGCCAATCTGGCATTGCTGCTGTGACTAAATTCGATGCATCGAATTTATCGACCCGCTTTGCCGGCGAGGTGAAAGGGTTCAACGTTGACGAATATATTCCGAGCAAGGAAGCGCGTCATATGGATACATTTATCCATTACGGGCTCGCTGCTGGGATTCAAGCCATGCAAGACAGTGGCCTTGAAGTCAACGCCGCCAATGCTGAACGCATCGGCGTAATCGTGGGTTCAGGCATTGGTGGTTTGCCATCCATTGAGCACACGCAAACTGAATTGCTGAATCGTGGTCCGCGCCGTATTTCGCCATTTTTTGTCCCCGCCTCGATCATCAATATGATCTCCGGGCACTTATCCATTCGCTTTGGCCTGAAAGGCCCTAATCTTGCGATCTCTACCGCTTGTACCACAGGTACGCATTCGATTGGGGAAGCCATGCGTATGATCGAATATGGTGATGTTGATGCGATGATCGCAGGAGGGAGCGAAGCGACTATTTCGCCGCTTGGGCTGGGTGGTTTTGCAGCGGCGCGCGCGCTGTCGCAACGCAATGATGATCCAGCTACCGCAAGCCGCCCTTGGGATCAAGACCGTGATGGTTTTGTACTCGGCGAAGGGGCTGGGGTATTAGTCCTCGAAGAGTATGAACATGCTAAAGCACGTGGCGCAAAAATTTACTGCGAACTGATTGGCTATGGCCGCAGCGCAGATGCTTACCATATGACTGCGCCTTGCGCGGACGGTGATGGCGCCAATCGTTGTATGCTCAATGCATTGAAAAATGCTGAGATTAACGCCGCTCAAGTCGATTACATCAATGCGCATGGCACCTCAACGCCGCTCGGTGACTTAAGCGAAACCATCGCCATCAAGCGCGCCATGGGCGAGCATGCAAAAAAAGTGGTCGTCAGCTCAACCAAATCAATGACAGGTCATTTGTTAGGTGCAGCGGGTGGCATTGAAGCTGTATTTGCAGTGCTTGCGCTACAGCATCAAATCGCACCGCCGACGATCAATATTCATAATCAAGATCCAGCATGCGATTTAGATATTTGCGCAAACGTTGCGCGTGAGATGAAAATAGACATCGCGCTCTCCAATTCATTCGGCTTTGGCGGAACGAATGGAACGTTAGTCTTTAGACGCCAACAGTAG
- a CDS encoding protein YgfX, producing MLQTPMCIELKPSTVLRGLSLAFILCCAYAVWYAAAPRVGLPYALSAVLVVALALSYLTYRAHAEQPAQLEISAQSITLWSRTAPPIDYLHISNIAYWSGLMLSITLRANDGRRRKLLILADALPAHRLRELVVRCRQLARNCNRQL from the coding sequence ATGTTGCAAACCCCAATGTGCATCGAGCTTAAGCCTTCCACTGTTTTAAGGGGGCTCAGCCTAGCCTTTATTTTATGCTGTGCTTATGCGGTGTGGTATGCCGCTGCACCGCGGGTTGGCCTTCCTTATGCTCTATCTGCAGTACTTGTCGTGGCGCTCGCCTTGAGTTATCTGACTTACCGAGCCCACGCCGAGCAACCTGCTCAATTAGAAATAAGCGCGCAGAGCATCACGCTCTGGTCGCGCACAGCGCCGCCTATTGATTATTTACACATCTCGAACATCGCCTATTGGAGCGGCTTGATGTTAAGTATCACGCTGCGCGCAAACGATGGCCGCAGACGTAAACTCCTGATTCTTGCCGATGCGCTGCCAGCCCATAGGTTGCGCGAATTAGTCGTGCGCTGCCGGCAACTGGCCAGAAATTGTAACCGTCAATTGTAA
- the rpoE gene encoding RNA polymerase sigma factor RpoE, translated as MSEKDIDQALVERIYKGDAAAFEVLVTKYQRRIIRLIGRLVRDSAEVEDIAQDAFIKAYRALPQFRGDCAFYTWLYRIAINTAKNHLATQSRHPLISADIIEIENFEGTEYLRDINTPESLLMSKQVAQTVNAEMAILPPTLRTAFSLRELEGLSYEEISVAMKCPIGTVRSRIFRAREAIAAKLRPLLDTPENKRW; from the coding sequence GTGAGTGAGAAAGACATCGACCAGGCTTTGGTCGAGCGTATATACAAAGGCGATGCGGCTGCTTTTGAGGTACTTGTTACTAAATACCAACGCCGCATCATTCGATTAATTGGTCGGCTCGTGCGCGATAGCGCCGAAGTCGAAGATATAGCGCAAGATGCATTTATCAAAGCATATCGGGCTTTGCCGCAGTTTCGTGGAGACTGCGCCTTTTATACTTGGCTCTACCGAATTGCCATCAACACCGCAAAAAATCACTTAGCGACCCAAAGCCGGCACCCCTTAATTAGCGCAGACATCATTGAAATCGAAAATTTCGAGGGTACGGAATATCTGAGAGACATCAACACACCTGAATCTTTATTAATGAGCAAACAAGTGGCGCAAACAGTGAATGCGGAAATGGCGATTTTACCGCCCACATTACGCACGGCATTTAGCTTGCGTGAACTCGAGGGACTCAGCTACGAAGAAATTTCAGTGGCGATGAAATGCCCGATTGGCACCGTGCGCTCAAGGATTTTTCGAGCGCGTGAAGCGATTGCCGCTAAATTACGTCCTTTACTCGATACCCCAGAAAATAAACGCTGGTGA
- a CDS encoding DegQ family serine endoprotease: MRHFSTRHLFHLLSPLWIGVAAAFAPFPSALADTLPASTPVVSLPDFTGLIDKVGPAVVNIRTTGRIPFNHSGIELPPGMDNSEMSDFLQRFFGFPLPQQRPAPRSEQAPEDEDAPNAGIERNNGVGSGFVISADGYVMTNTHVVYDADSIYVSLPDKREFKAQLIGADKRTDIALLKIEAKNLPVVTLGDSSKLRVGEWVVAIGSPFGFESTLTAGIVSAKGRNTGDYLPFIQTDVAVNPGNSGGPLLNLRGEVVGINSQIYSRTGGFMGISFAIPIDEATRVVEQLKATGKVARGRIAVAIGQVTKEVANSLGLPRAQGAFVSSVEDNGPADKAGVQAGDIILNFNGKTIEEASDLPRLVGATKPGARVTMTVWRKGKKHNLVVSVAEMQPDRPARALLSQANPRVNTENSIGLTVSNLAEPQLKALKLRYGVRVEVAHGPAAQVGIRRGDIVLRIGDTDIQSAQQFDTVVRTLDPKKMVAILVRRGENTQFVPVRPRVK; encoded by the coding sequence ATGCGCCATTTTTCGACACGCCATTTATTTCACTTATTGAGTCCATTATGGATCGGGGTTGCCGCGGCTTTTGCGCCATTTCCTAGCGCACTGGCAGATACGCTGCCGGCTTCTACGCCGGTTGTAAGCCTGCCGGATTTCACTGGACTCATCGATAAAGTAGGGCCCGCTGTGGTGAATATCCGCACCACTGGGCGGATCCCTTTTAACCATAGCGGAATTGAATTGCCGCCCGGCATGGACAATTCTGAAATGTCGGATTTTCTCCAACGTTTCTTTGGTTTTCCGCTACCGCAGCAGCGCCCTGCGCCGCGCTCTGAGCAAGCGCCGGAAGATGAGGATGCACCGAATGCAGGCATTGAACGGAATAATGGCGTAGGTTCCGGCTTCGTGATTTCAGCGGATGGCTATGTCATGACCAATACGCATGTGGTGTATGACGCGGATAGTATCTATGTGTCACTGCCGGATAAACGCGAATTTAAAGCTCAGCTTATCGGTGCGGATAAGCGCACGGATATTGCCTTACTCAAAATCGAAGCAAAAAATCTGCCAGTCGTAACACTCGGTGATTCAAGCAAACTACGCGTAGGCGAATGGGTGGTTGCGATTGGCTCACCCTTCGGCTTTGAGAGTACATTGACAGCAGGTATCGTCAGTGCGAAAGGGCGCAATACCGGCGACTATTTGCCATTCATTCAAACGGATGTCGCTGTCAATCCAGGCAACTCGGGGGGGCCACTGCTGAATTTGCGTGGCGAAGTGGTTGGCATTAATTCACAAATTTATAGCCGGACTGGCGGCTTTATGGGAATTTCGTTCGCGATTCCAATTGATGAGGCAACGCGGGTCGTCGAGCAACTGAAGGCAACCGGCAAAGTGGCGCGTGGCCGCATTGCGGTAGCGATTGGTCAAGTGACCAAAGAAGTGGCCAATTCCTTAGGCTTGCCTCGCGCGCAAGGCGCGTTTGTGAGTAGCGTTGAGGACAATGGACCGGCTGACAAAGCTGGCGTGCAAGCGGGCGACATTATCTTAAACTTCAATGGCAAAACCATTGAAGAGGCAAGTGATCTGCCGCGGCTAGTCGGTGCGACCAAACCTGGCGCGCGCGTGACAATGACGGTATGGCGCAAAGGGAAAAAACACAATCTAGTGGTCAGCGTTGCAGAAATGCAACCGGATCGACCCGCACGCGCTTTGCTTTCTCAAGCAAACCCGCGTGTGAACACTGAAAACTCAATCGGCCTGACCGTCAGCAACCTTGCCGAACCCCAATTGAAAGCGCTTAAATTACGTTATGGCGTGCGCGTTGAAGTAGCGCACGGCCCGGCCGCGCAGGTTGGCATACGCAGAGGCGATATTGTGTTGCGCATTGGCGATACGGATATTCAGAGTGCGCAGCAATTCGATACCGTAGTGAGGACGTTGGATCCTAAAAAGATGGTCGCTATCTTAGTGCGGCGGGGTGAAAACACGCAATTTGTTCCAGTGCGGCCGCGGGTGAAATAA
- the lepA gene encoding translation elongation factor 4 has translation MKDIRNFSIIAHIDHGKSTLADRIIQLCGGLSAREMETQVLDSMALERERGITIKAQTAALIYRARDGEIYYLNLIDTPGHVDFSYEVSRSLSACEGALLVVDASQGVEAQTVANCYTAIELGVEVVPVLNKIDLPAANCEQAIEEIEEVIGIDATDAVRCSAKTGAGVIDVLEALITKVPPPVGDPQAPLQALIIDSWFDNYVGVVILVRIVNGTLRPKDRIVLMATGAQFPVEHIGVFTPKSQTRETLSAGQVGFIIAGIKELTVAKVGDTVSHANKPALTPLPGFKEVKPQVFAGLYPVEANQYEALRESLEKLKLNDASLQYEPEVSQALGFGFRCGFLGLLHMEIVQERLEREFNMDLITTAPTVIYEVRQNNGELIVVENPAKLPEPSKIEEILEPIVTVNLYMPQEYVGSVITLCTQKRGVQIDMVYRGRQVQLIYEMPMAEIVLDFFDKLKSVSRGYASMEYEFKEYRSADVVKVDMLINGEKVDALSVIVHRSQSQFRGRQVAAKMREIIPRQMYDVAIQAAISSHIIARENIKALRKNVLAKCYGGDISRKKKLLEKQKEGKKRMKQVGSVEIPQEAFLAILRVEDK, from the coding sequence ATGAAGGACATAAGAAACTTTTCGATCATCGCCCATATCGATCACGGCAAATCCACGCTGGCTGACCGTATCATTCAGTTGTGCGGAGGTCTTTCTGCACGCGAAATGGAAACCCAGGTACTGGATTCAATGGCGCTGGAGCGCGAGCGCGGCATTACGATTAAAGCGCAAACCGCGGCGCTGATTTATCGCGCGCGCGATGGCGAAATCTATTATCTCAATTTGATCGATACGCCAGGGCATGTTGATTTTTCATATGAAGTCAGCCGCTCGCTATCGGCGTGCGAGGGTGCTTTATTGGTGGTTGACGCCAGTCAAGGGGTTGAAGCGCAAACGGTCGCCAATTGCTATACAGCGATCGAACTTGGCGTCGAAGTCGTGCCGGTGTTGAATAAAATTGACTTGCCGGCAGCCAACTGCGAGCAAGCCATTGAAGAAATTGAAGAAGTGATTGGGATTGACGCCACCGATGCGGTGCGCTGTAGCGCAAAAACTGGCGCAGGCGTGATTGATGTATTAGAAGCGTTAATTACAAAAGTACCGCCGCCAGTCGGAGATCCGCAAGCGCCATTGCAAGCGCTGATTATCGACTCCTGGTTTGATAATTATGTTGGCGTGGTGATTTTGGTACGCATTGTGAATGGCACTTTGCGCCCCAAAGATCGGATTGTGCTGATGGCGACCGGAGCTCAGTTTCCGGTTGAACACATCGGTGTCTTTACGCCAAAATCTCAAACTAGAGAAACGCTCTCGGCTGGGCAAGTGGGTTTTATTATCGCCGGAATTAAAGAGTTGACGGTAGCTAAAGTAGGGGATACGGTCAGCCACGCCAATAAACCGGCGCTTACTCCGTTACCGGGTTTCAAAGAAGTTAAACCACAGGTGTTTGCGGGTTTATATCCAGTTGAAGCCAATCAATATGAAGCACTGCGCGAATCACTTGAAAAACTTAAGCTCAATGATGCCTCGTTGCAGTATGAGCCCGAGGTTTCGCAGGCGCTAGGTTTTGGTTTTAGGTGTGGCTTTCTTGGCCTGCTCCATATGGAAATTGTGCAAGAGCGGCTAGAACGCGAGTTCAATATGGATCTGATCACCACGGCGCCGACAGTAATATATGAAGTGAGGCAAAATAATGGCGAGCTGATCGTGGTTGAAAACCCCGCTAAGCTGCCTGAGCCTTCAAAAATTGAAGAAATCCTTGAGCCGATCGTTACGGTTAATCTCTATATGCCGCAAGAATATGTCGGCTCGGTGATTACGCTCTGTACGCAAAAGCGCGGCGTGCAAATCGATATGGTTTACCGTGGTCGTCAAGTTCAGCTTATCTATGAAATGCCAATGGCTGAAATTGTGCTGGATTTTTTCGATAAACTCAAATCAGTCTCGCGCGGCTATGCTTCAATGGAGTATGAGTTTAAAGAATATCGCTCCGCCGATGTAGTGAAAGTCGATATGCTGATTAACGGCGAGAAAGTCGATGCGCTCTCCGTGATTGTGCATCGCTCCCAAAGTCAGTTTCGCGGGCGTCAGGTCGCAGCCAAAATGCGTGAAATTATTCCACGTCAAATGTATGATGTGGCGATTCAAGCGGCTATCAGCTCGCATATTATCGCGCGTGAAAATATTAAAGCATTACGTAAAAATGTGCTAGCGAAATGCTATGGCGGTGATATTTCACGTAAAAAGAAATTGCTAGAAAAGCAAAAAGAGGGTAAAAAGCGAATGAAACAAGTCGGTAGTGTTGAAATTCCGCAAGAAGCATTTCTTGCTATTCTTCGTGTAGAAGATAAATAA
- the lepB gene encoding signal peptidase I — MNFALVLFILVLVTGLAWLVEKLILLPRRRQAARRILEEYDRQLEQFDSVTDSMAATRAKLNREALQQPWWLEYSANFFPVILVVFLLRSFVVEPFKIPSSSMLPTLLAGDFILVNKFNYGIRLPVLNKKIIENRSPERGDVVVFRYPKDESIDYIKRVIGVPGDTVAYFNKSLTINGQAVRQTPLPDYFDEERIGYAKHYQQTIGNKTNAILNNPSAPSFIIGADDFPFRDHCTYSNDGVVCKVPSGHYFVMGDNRDNSADSRFWGFVPDRNLVGRAFFIWLNFSHLKRIGYFN, encoded by the coding sequence ATGAATTTTGCGCTGGTCCTTTTTATTTTAGTGCTCGTAACCGGGCTTGCTTGGCTAGTTGAAAAACTCATCTTGCTACCGCGCCGCCGGCAAGCTGCCAGACGGATCCTCGAGGAATACGATCGCCAATTGGAACAGTTCGATAGCGTGACTGACAGCATGGCGGCGACGCGCGCTAAGCTGAATCGAGAAGCCTTGCAGCAGCCTTGGTGGCTGGAATATTCAGCTAATTTTTTCCCCGTTATTTTGGTGGTTTTTTTACTGCGCTCTTTTGTCGTCGAGCCGTTTAAGATTCCGTCTAGCTCGATGTTGCCTACCTTGCTCGCGGGCGATTTTATTCTGGTGAATAAATTTAATTATGGCATTCGTTTGCCGGTGTTGAATAAAAAGATCATCGAAAACCGCAGTCCAGAGCGGGGCGATGTGGTGGTATTTCGTTACCCCAAAGATGAATCTATTGATTACATCAAACGAGTGATCGGCGTGCCAGGTGATACAGTGGCGTATTTCAATAAAAGTTTGACCATTAATGGCCAGGCTGTGCGGCAAACTCCATTGCCGGACTACTTTGACGAAGAACGGATAGGCTACGCTAAGCATTACCAGCAAACCATCGGCAATAAAACCAACGCAATTCTAAATAATCCCAGTGCCCCCTCTTTTATCATTGGCGCAGATGATTTTCCGTTCCGAGACCACTGCACGTATAGTAACGATGGCGTGGTCTGCAAGGTGCCGTCTGGGCACTATTTTGTGATGGGCGACAATCGAGACAATAGCGCAGATAGCCGTTTCTGGGGCTTTGTGCCGGATCGCAACCTGGTTGGCAGGGCGTTCTTTATTTGGCTTAACTTCAGCCATTTGAAGCGAATTGGCTATTTCAATTAA
- the era gene encoding GTPase Era, giving the protein MNLSTDFHCGTIAIVGRPNVGKSTLLNALVGHKISITSRKAQTTRHRITGIRTLPDAQYIFVDTPGFQTQYSGILNRSLNRTVAGAVTSVDLVLFVIEAGQFGVEDQKVLDLIPLDVPTLLIMNKLDRISDKAKLFPFLKKMGALRNFGEVVPLSAKRADDMQKLLTLVRPYLPPGEAIYAEDDLTDRSERFLAAEILREKIFRWTGDELPYTSTVVIEKYEQEGRLRRIFATILVERDSHKAMLIGTKGEKLKQISSEARVDIEKCLDARVYLEVWIKVKSGWAADAASLKSYGYE; this is encoded by the coding sequence ATGAATCTTTCTACTGATTTCCATTGTGGCACGATTGCGATTGTCGGTCGGCCCAATGTGGGCAAGTCCACTCTACTGAACGCGCTGGTCGGCCATAAAATCAGTATCACTTCGCGTAAGGCGCAAACCACGCGTCATCGAATCACCGGCATTCGAACTTTGCCTGACGCGCAATATATTTTCGTCGATACGCCTGGTTTTCAGACTCAATATAGCGGGATACTGAACCGATCGTTAAATCGCACGGTGGCCGGTGCAGTCACTTCAGTTGATCTCGTATTGTTTGTGATTGAAGCAGGGCAATTTGGGGTAGAAGACCAAAAAGTGCTGGATTTGATTCCGCTTGACGTGCCGACGCTCTTGATCATGAATAAGCTCGATCGGATATCGGACAAAGCTAAACTCTTCCCGTTTCTGAAAAAAATGGGTGCGTTGCGCAACTTTGGCGAGGTCGTGCCGCTCTCCGCTAAGCGCGCTGACGATATGCAGAAATTACTCACCCTAGTGCGGCCCTATCTGCCGCCAGGCGAAGCGATTTATGCTGAGGATGATCTAACGGACCGTAGCGAGCGTTTTCTAGCGGCTGAGATTTTACGCGAAAAAATCTTTCGCTGGACCGGGGATGAACTCCCTTACACCAGCACGGTGGTGATTGAAAAATATGAACAAGAAGGTCGCTTGCGCCGGATTTTCGCTACGATCTTAGTTGAACGCGATAGCCATAAAGCCATGCTGATTGGAACTAAAGGCGAAAAGCTCAAACAGATCAGCAGCGAAGCCCGCGTGGATATTGAAAAATGCCTTGATGCTCGGGTTTACCTAGAGGTATGGATCAAAGTCAAAAGTGGCTGGGCGGCGGATGCGGCAAGCCTAAAATCATATGGCTATGAATGA
- the recO gene encoding DNA repair protein RecO, protein MNELQAPPIQSETLAQSLLSQPGQRAAQRQERRVAEQPGFVLHSYPHRETSLVIDVLSRDYGRLALIAKGAKRPYSTLRGVLQTFQPLALSWAGKSELRTLTRAEWVGGMPPLAGHALLCGFYANELLLKFCAREDPCERLFNHYVLTMTRLGTGASPVQALRSFERILLRETGYASAFDALADTRQPVAAEGTYVFDPERGVRVANGREPSQWPVLAGQTLIDMERDEYTRALTLTQSKQLMRFLLHHHLGGATLNTRQILLDLHTL, encoded by the coding sequence ATGAATGAGTTACAGGCACCCCCGATACAGTCAGAAACGCTAGCGCAATCCCTTTTAAGTCAACCCGGTCAGCGCGCGGCGCAGCGCCAGGAGCGCCGCGTAGCGGAGCAGCCCGGTTTCGTATTGCACAGTTACCCACATCGTGAAACCAGCCTAGTGATCGATGTATTGAGCCGCGATTACGGCCGGCTTGCATTGATTGCCAAAGGCGCTAAGCGGCCTTATTCAACTTTGCGCGGGGTGTTGCAAACGTTTCAACCGCTAGCGCTCTCCTGGGCCGGCAAATCTGAGCTGCGCACGCTGACTCGTGCTGAATGGGTGGGTGGGATGCCACCCCTAGCGGGTCATGCGTTGCTGTGCGGTTTTTATGCGAACGAACTCCTGCTTAAATTCTGTGCGCGGGAAGATCCATGTGAACGGCTTTTCAACCATTACGTATTAACCATGACGCGGCTAGGCACTGGCGCGTCGCCGGTGCAGGCGCTGCGTTCCTTTGAGCGTATTCTGTTGCGTGAGACGGGCTATGCCAGCGCTTTTGATGCGCTGGCCGATACGCGTCAGCCAGTAGCCGCAGAGGGGACCTATGTATTTGATCCAGAGCGAGGCGTACGTGTGGCAAACGGCAGGGAACCTTCACAGTGGCCCGTGCTCGCGGGGCAAACCTTAATTGATATGGAGCGCGACGAATATACCCGCGCCTTAACTCTGACACAAAGTAAGCAACTGATGCGTTTTTTACTGCATCACCACCTTGGGGGCGCGACGCTTAATACGCGCCAAATTCTGCTTGATCTACACACGTTATGA